A genomic window from Takifugu rubripes unplaced genomic scaffold, fTakRub1.2, whole genome shotgun sequence includes:
- the LOC101068658 gene encoding adenine phosphoribosyltransferase, protein MAASTETKLLHIQRHIRAFVDFPREGIVFRDICPILKDPAALSAVIDLFEEHVRRNHQHVDLIAGLDARGFLFGPLLAQRLGVGFVQVRKKGKLPGPTASVAYELEYGKAEAEIQKDAVAPGQKVLIIDDLLATGGTLYAACELLKTLQAEILECVVIIELKELRGADRLQPHAVFSLLQF, encoded by the exons ATGGCCGCATCTACAGAGACCAAACTGCTCCACATCCAACGACACATCCGGGCGTTcgtagactttcccagggaagGAATCGTGTTCCG AGACATCTGTCCCATTCTGAAGGATCCAGCCGCCCTGTCTGCCGTCATTGACTTGTTTGAAGAACACGTGAGAAGGAATCATCAGCATGTTGATCTGATAGCAG GTCTCGATGCCCGTGGCTTCCTCTTCGGACCTCTGCTAGCCCAACGGCTGGGTGTTGGCTTTGTCCAAGTCAGGAAGAAAGGCAAACTGCCCGGGCCCACGGCGTCGGTGGCGTACGAGTTGGAGTACGGGAAG GCAGAAGCTGAGATCCAAAAGGACGCCGTGGCTCCAGGACAGAAGGTTCTAATCATTGATGATCTCCTAGCTACTGGAG GGACGCTGTACGCCGCCTGCGAGCTGCTGAAGACGCTGCAGGCCGAGATCCTGGAGTGCGTGGTCATCATCGAGCTCAAAGAGCTGAGGGGCGCCGACAGGCTCCAACCACACGCCGTCTTCTCCCTGCTCCAGTTCTGA
- the LOC115246432 gene encoding DNA replication factor Cdt1-like: MAQPRLTDYFTQRKKGITREGKPAPRRSRRGCSPPAISTGSPHKDLPSSSVHEEFVRVVDEAAGLNGGAPVVGSKTSPRTPKRTLDGASSTTDASTAKKRQVEATGDFNVNIPEKVPKKTSRKKLVLPPTSPAGSCEDTQPPAAPCSGVGASGSTPGEGPISWRHGQGSKALSKEDMATLKSCLQKVKKPNATSVTSAPTPPADPSTLKAQLAQAKELVAKVQRRKERPEAPSQQQDAEARDSTEAPAYQRYHTLAQASPPGLSLPYQYKVLAEMFRSMETVVAMLYNRCETPTFAKIKQGVQDMTHKRFEESHVAQIKTVFPEAYTFRQEKNIPPFTGGFKKGTYQLTMEPSFASDQKGICPVFSASRLLERRRTFHLNLVSIVKHHHKAFLSSLVPPMSVPEDRLTRWHPRFSVDTVPPVGLGVLPQPPHTEKLSTAQEVLEKARSIITPKMEKALVSLTLTPEDAVEVQETAPPQTPADQLPHGLKGVSKSLVDRIRAKEAQKIKAAMTRTSGQAERLLMMSRLPELARILRNVFVEEKKPALLMEVACNRMVASYRSALSSGEMEKHVRLLAEVAADWLAIHPVRKDFYLKVNKKMELSSVVDRLSSRLDQEQRS; the protein is encoded by the exons atggCGCAGCCTCGCCTCACCGACTACTTCACGCAGAGAAAGAAAGGCATCACCCGCGAAGGGAAGCCAGCACCGCGGCGCAGCCGCCGTGGATGCAGCCCCCCCGCCATTAGCACCGGCTCACCACACAAAGATCTCCCTTCGTCTTCGGTCCACGAAGAATTCGTCCGAGTCGTCGACGAGGCAGCGGGACTGAACGGTGGGGCTCCTGTTGTGGGCAGCAAGACCTCTCCTCGGACCCCAAAGCGGACTTTAGATGGGGCCTCGTCCACCACGGACGCCAGCACGGCCAAGAAGCGACAGGTCGAAGCCACTGGGGATTTTAACGTTAACATCCCGGAGAAAGTTCCCAAGAAGACCTCCAGGAAGAAGCTggtcctccctcccacctccccagCG GGGTCCTGTGAGGACACGCAGCCCCCTGCAGCCCCCTGCAGTGGTGTCGGAGCCAGCGGATCCACCCCGGGAGAGGGACCCATCAGCTGGAGACATGGGCAGGGCAGCAAG GCTCTGAGTAAAGAGGACATGGCAACCCTCAAGTCTTGCCTCCAGAAGGTCAAAAAGCCCAACGCGACCTCCGTGACATCTGCTCCCACGCCGCCTGCTGATCCCAGCACGCTGAAGGCCCAGCTGGCACAGGCCAAAGAGCTGGTGGCCAAGGTCCAGAGACGTAAGGAGAGGCCAGAAGCCCCgagtcagcagcaggatgcaGAAGCCCGGGACAG CACCGAAGCGCCAGCGTACCAGCGCTACCACACCCTGGCCCAGGCGTCCCCCCCCGGCCTCTCCCTGCCCTACCAATACAAGGTGCTGGCTGAGATGTTCAGGAGCATGGAGACGGTGGTGGCCATGCTCTACAATCGCTGTGAAACCCCCACGTTTGCCAAAATAAAGCAGGGGGTTCAGGACATGACTCACAA GCGCTTTGAGGAGAGCCATGTGGCTCAGATAAAGACGGTCTTTCCTGAGGCCTACACCTTCAGACAAGAGAAGAACATCCCTCCGTTCACCGGCGGCTTTAAGAAAGGAACCTACCAGCTCACCATGGAGCCAAGCTTCGCCTCTG ACCAGAAGGGAATCTGTCCCGTCTTCTCCGCCTCCAGACTCCTTGAACGAAGACGAACCTTCCATCTCAACCTCGTCTCCATCGTCAAACACCATCACAAG GCGTTTCTCTCCTCACTGGTTCCTCCGATGTCTGTCCCGGAAGACAGACTCACCCGCTGGCACCCCCGCTTCAGTGTGGACACCGTCCCGCCTGTGGGGCTCGGCGTGCTTCCTCAGCCCCCTCACACTGAGAAACTGTCAACAGCGCAGGAGGTCCTGGAGAAGGCTCGCTCCATCATCACTCCCAAG ATGGAGAAGGCCCTGGTGTCGCTCACTCTGACCCCAGAAGATGCCGTAGAGGTCCAGGAAACGGCGCCTCCTCAAACCCCAGCTGATCAGCTCCCTCACGGCCTCAAAGGGGTCTCAAAGTCACTGGTGGACAGG ATTCGGGCAAAGGAGGCCCAGAAGATAAAGGCCGCCATGACCCGGACCTCTGGCCAGGCGGAGCGCCTTTTAATGATGTCCCGGCTGCCGGAGCTGGCCAGGATTCTCCGGAATGTCTTTGTTGAGGAAAAGAAACCTGCGTTATTAATGGAGGTGGCCTGTAACAGGATGGTGGCCAGCTACAGGTCTGCTCTCAGCTCAG gagagatggagaagcaCGTCCGTTTGCTGGCAGAGGTGGCAGCCGATTGGTTGGCCATCCATCCAGTCAGGAAGGATTTTTACTTAAAGGTGAACAAGAAGATGGAGCTCAGCAGCGTGGTGGACAGACTGAGCAGCAGGCTGGACCAGGAGCAGAGATCCTGA